In a single window of the Diachasmimorpha longicaudata isolate KC_UGA_2023 chromosome 16, iyDiaLong2, whole genome shotgun sequence genome:
- the LOC135170325 gene encoding coatomer subunit beta', which produces MPLRLDIKRRLTARSDRVKSVDLHPTEPWMLCSLYQGNVNIWNHESQTLVKTFEVCDLPVRTAKFVPRKNWVVTGSDDMQVRVFNYNTLERVHSFEAHSDYVRCIAVHPTQPFILTSSDDMLIKLWNWEKSWRGQQVFEGHTHYVMQIVFNPKDNNTFASASLDRTVKVWQLGSSTANFTLEGHEKGVNCVDYYHGGDKPYLISGADDRYVKIWDYQNKTCVQTLEGHTQNISAVCFHPELPIVLTGSEDGTVRIWHAGTYRLESSLNYGFERVWTIASMKGSNNVAIGYDEGSVMIKVGREEPAVSMDSMGGKIVWAKHSEIQQVNLKALGEESQDGERLPLAVKDMGACEIYPQTIQHNPNGRFLVVCGDGEYIIYTSMALRNKAFGQALEFVWAADSSQYAVRESSSVVKVFKNFKEKKVLKPDFGVDGIFGGFLLGVSSVSGLSFFDWDTLKLVRRIDIQPTHVYWAENASLIALATADQYFILKYHGDVVANAPENAEDIEDAFEMVADMSEVVKTGLWVGDCFIYTNSVNRINYFVGGEVVTISHLDRPMYLLGYVPRDNRLYLCDKELAIVSYSLLLSVLEYQTAVMRKDFVTADRVLPTVPKEHRTRVAHFLEKQGFKKQALDVSTDPEHRFELALALGNLEIAHNLAKEANSQQKWRQLASLATQKGKLTLAQECLHQAQDFGGLLLLATSTGNAGMIEKLGEAADDGGKNNISFLSSFLLGDVDKCLDILVKTDRIPEAAFFARAYAPSKISHVVKLWREKLSTVSEKAGQSLADPEQYENLFPGYRESLKVEQFLRAEGKRRIPAAEFSAVKPNIERKPLEEMLATEQAGGLYSGDSLRSAEDDHESDKLVNRLQGLGLGRPEPLEPQSLNAPKTSKSRPLTIDDDDLDLDLELDENIDTTDVNLDDDLLAED; this is translated from the exons ATG CCTCTACGTTTGGACATAAAACGTAGACTGACTGCGAGGTCCGACCGAGTCAAGAGTGTCGATCTTCACCCAACGGAGCCATGGATGCTCTGCTCGTTGTACCAGGGCAATGTCAACATCTGGAACCACGAGAGCCAGACCCTGGTGAAGACCTTCGAGGTCTGCGACCTGCCAGTCAGAACAGCCAAGTTCGTACCCAGGAAGAACTGGGTGGTCACTGGCTCTGATGACATGCAAGTCCGCGTCTTTAATTACAATACCCTGGAGAGAGTGCACTCCTTCGAGGCCCATAGTGATTACGTCAGATGTATCGCGGTGCATCCCACACAGCCGTTCATACTCACCAGCAGTG ATGACATGCTGATAAAGCTCTGGAATTGGGAGAAATCCTGGCGAGGTCAGCAGGTCTTCGAGGGCCATACCCACTACGTAATGCAGATTGTCTTCAATCCAAAGGACAATAACACGTTTGCAAGTGCCTCCCTGGACAGAACCGTAAAAGTCTGGCAGTTGGGATCGTCGACGGCGAATTTTACCCTGGAGGGACACGAGAAGGGAGTTAACTGCGTGGACTACTACCACGGTGGTGACAAGCCCTATCTTATCTCCGGAGCTGATGACAGATACGTCAAGATCTGGGATTACCAGAACAAAACCTGTGTCCAGACCCTGGAGGGCCACACGCAGAATATTTCCGCTGTTTGTTTCCATCCTGAGCTGCCAATTGTTCTCACTGGGTCTGAGGATGGGACCGTGAGGATTTGGCACGCAGGGACGTACAGACTGGAGTCCTCGTTGAATTACGGCTTCGAAAGGGTTTGGACAATTGCGAGCATGAAGGGGTCTAATAACGTGGCCATTGGGTACGACGAGGGAAGTGTTATGATCAAGGTTGGAAGGGAGGAGCCTGCAGTGTCCATGGATTCGATGGGTGGGAAGATCGTATGGGCGAAGCACAGCGAAATTCAGCAG GTGAACCTGAAAGCCCTCGGGGAAGAATCACAAGACGGTGAACGCCTGCCACTGGCCGTGAAGGACATGGGCGCCTGCGAGATCTACCCCCAGACGATTCAGCACAACCCTAACGGCCGTTTCCTCGTAGTCTGCGGTGATGGTGAGTACATAATCTACACTTCCATGGCCCTCCGGAACAAGGCTTTCGGTCAGGCCCTGGAATTCGTCTGGGCGGCCGATTCCTCCCAGTACGCAGTTCGTGAGAGTTCCTCAGTCGTCAAGGTCTTCAAGAATTTCAAGGAGAAGAAGGTCCTGAAACCGGATTTCGGAGTGGACGGTATCTTCGGAGGATTTCTTCTAGGAGTCTCCTCGGTCTCAGGTCTTTCCTTCTTCGACTGGGACACGTTGAAACTCGTCAGGAGGATCGACATTCAACCGACCCACGTTTACTGGGCGGAGAATGCCTCTCTGATCGCCCTGGCGACTGCCGACCAATACTTCATCCTGAAATATCATGGGGATGTCGTCGCTAATGCTCCGGAGAATGCTGAGGATATCGAAGATGCCTTTGAGATGGTGGCAGATATGTCTGAGGTCGTGAAGACAG GACTCTGGGTGGGCGACTGCTTCATCTACACCAACAGCGTTAACAGAATCAACTATTTTGTTGGAGGCGAAGTGGTGACAATATCCCACCTGGACAGGCCGATGTATCTCCTGGGCTACGTTCCCAGGGACAACAGACTGTACCTCTGTGACAAAGAGCTGGCAATCGTCTCTTACTCCCTCCTCCTCTCGGTCCTGGAGTATCAGACAGCGGTGATGAGGAAGGACTTCGTAACAGCTGATCGAGTCCTTCCAACTGTGCCCAAAGAGCACAGAACTCGGGTCGCTCACTTCCTGGAGAAACAGGGCTTTAAGAAACAGGCGCTCGATGTATCGACAGATCCTGAGCACAGATTTGAGCTGGCACTTGCCCTTGGAAATCTGGAGATTGCGCACAATCTGGCGAAGGAGGCAAACAGCCAGCAGAAGTGGAGGCAATTGGCCTCGCTGGCGACACAAAAGGGAAAGCTCACGCTCGCACAGGAGTGTCTTCATCAGGCACAGGACTTTGGGGGGCTATTGCTGCTGGCCACCAGCACTGGCAACGCAGGAATGATCGAGAAGCTGGGGGAGGCTGCTGACgatggtgggaaaaataatatttcattcctGTCGAGCTTCCTCCTAGGGGATGTTGACAAGTGTCTGGATATCCTGGTGAAGACCGACAGAATACCTGAGGCCGCATTCTTCGCCAGGGCTTACGCTCCCAGCAAGATCTCACATGTCGTGAAATTATGGAGGGAGAAACTGTCGACGGTCAGCGAAAAGGCCGGACAGAGTCTCGCTGATCCTGAACAGTACGAGAACCTCTTCCCCGGGTATAGGGAGTCACTCAAGGTCGAACAATTCCTGAGGGCCGAGGGGAAGAGGAGAATACCTGCTGCTGAGTTTTCTGCTGTCAAG ccAAATATTGAGAGAAAACCTCTGGAGGAAATGCTGGCGACCGAGCAAGCCGGGGGACTCTACTCAGGTGACAGTCTGAGATCTGCAGAGGACGATCACGAGTCTGACAAATTAGTCAACAGATTACAAGGCCTCGGGCTTGGGAGACCTGAGCCCCTCGAGCCCCAGTCCCTGAACGCCCCTAAAACCAGTAAATCAAGGCCCCTCACCATCGACGACGACGATCTTGACCTGGACCTCGAGCTCGACGAAAATATCGATACAACT GATGTTAATCTGGACGATGATCTCCTGGCAGAAGATTAG
- the LOC135170342 gene encoding uncharacterized protein LOC135170342, translating to MSTDPSESRGSENTPSLSKRPAEKPPFKLCFPKPQMPGRSEVLVSKVDGVLKFVANFVTPKFWNKEALPEVEDEVEDRVAAAVKERMARERRGPRDVYRFPVLSSQR from the exons ATGTCGACGGATCCTTCTGAGTCTCGTGGGAGCGAGAACACACCCTCACTGAGTAAGAGACCCGCGGAAAAACCACCCTTTAAATTGTGCTTTCCGAAGCCCCAGATGCCCGGGCGATCCGAGGTTCTGGTGTCTAAGGTCGATG GTGTTCTTAAATTTGTAGCCAATTTTGTTACTCCAAAATTCTGGAACAAGGAGGCACTGCCGGAAGTTGAGGACGAGGTGGAGGATCGAGTGGCCGCGGCCGTGAAGGAGCGGATGGCACGGGAGAGACGGGGACCACGAGATGTCTATCGATTTCCGGTGTTGAGTAGTCAGAGGTGA